A single window of Lutzomyia longipalpis isolate SR_M1_2022 chromosome 1, ASM2433408v1 DNA harbors:
- the LOC129797091 gene encoding AN1-type zinc finger protein 5 yields the protein MERESNPMQPMCRSGCGFYGNPATDGLCSVCYKDSLRKKQQPPVSSTPVPASASPTGGSSNVGTITVVSQSQTQNFASAVTVTSTAQPTVQSLQQHNEIKDKLTSDDSTSTTAGAAAISSNEQDDKEDDKESKKKKNRCAVCRKKVGLTGFECRCGGLFCAIHRYSDKHDCTFDYREHGAQEIRRNNPVVVGEKIQKI from the exons atggaacGTGAATCAAATCCAATGCAACCAATGTGCAGATCTGGATGTGGTTTCTACGGAAATCCAGCTACAGATGGTCTATGTTCAGTCTGCTACAAG gattcattaagaaaaaagcaACAGCCACCTGTTAGCAGTACTCCTGTTCCTGCTTCAGCCAGCCCCACTGGTGGATCCAGCAATGTTGGCACAATTACAGTTGTATCACAGTCGCAAACACAGAATTTCGCCAGCGCCGTCACAGTCACTAGTACAGCTCAGCCAACAGTGCAGAGTTTGCAACAGCACAATGAAATTAAAGAT AAATTGACCAGCGATGATTCAACTTCCACAACTGCAGGCGCAGCTGCAATAAGCAGCAATGAGCAGGATGATAAGGAGGATGATAAAGagtcaaagaaaaagaagaaccGCTGTGCCGTTTGCCGCAAAAAGGTTGGATTAACAg GTTTTGAATGCCGTTGTGGCGGCCTGTTCTGCGCCATCCATAGATATAGTGATAAACACGACTGTACATTTGATTATCGAGAACATGGAGCTCAAGAAATTAGGCGCAATAATCCCGTGGTAgttggtgagaaaattcaaaaaatttga